DNA from Physeter macrocephalus isolate SW-GA unplaced genomic scaffold, ASM283717v5 random_1063, whole genome shotgun sequence:
GGTCTGCGGAGGCAGCGGGGTGGTCCTGAGACCGGCCGTGCCGCCCGCAGGCCATCCTGCTGCTGGTCCCCGCCTTCCTCCTCGTCGGCTGGGGGCACACGCTGCCCGTgctgggcctggggctgctgCTCTACTCCTTCGGTGAGTGGCCCTGCCCAGGCTGGCGGGGGTGCGGTCAGGGGCCGGCCGCCGGGAGTCCTGGAGGGTTGCACCCCTGCCGGCCCCTCCTCCAGGCTGACGGGCGCCTCCCTGATGTCCCCCACCAGCCGCTGCCATCGTGGTGCCCTGCCTGTCCTCTGTGGTCGCCGGCTACGGTGAGAGGCCCTTCCCTTGCCCGAGGTCACCCTGGGTGGCCCACAGGCACCTGACggcctctcccctttcccccacaGGCTCTCCCGGGCAGAAGGGCGTGGTCATGGGCACGCTGCGGAGCCTGGGAGCCCTGGCCAGGGCTCTGGGGCCCATGGTGGCCGCCTCAGGTGAGGGCTGCGTGGCAGCGATCGGGGCGTGCTGGGCGCCCGGGGAGGCCCCGCCAGGCCAGGGGGCTGCTGGCCCGAGCTGGAGGCCACACAGCCCCTGCCGGCCGCCTCAGTCCCAGCCACTGAACCCCCCAGCTCGGCCCCGCCGTCTTGTGGGCCGGGGACTGTCGCCATCACCACCCCGCTGTCTCCGCAGTGTTCTGGCTGGCCGGGGCTCGGGTCTGCTACACTGTGTGCGCGGGGCTCTTCctgctccccttctcccttctgcGGAAGCTGAGGCCTGCGGCAGGGACGCTCAAGACCGAGTAGCTGAGCCACCCGTACCCCAGAGCGGGGCAGCTGACGCAGGGACTGGGAGGCCTGGGCCAGGAcggctccccactgcctgcccgactcctcctccctccccgcccgCCAGCCCGGGGCTCAGCCCGGGGAGGCCCAGGACTCACACCTGTGCCTGTGACACTCCTGTGTGGACCTGCCTGCTAGGATCAGACTCCAAAACCTTCCAGGCTTTCTGTTcgcttgtctgtttgtttgttatacTCAGCGACACACAGGGTCTATCTATCAATCAGTCATCAACCAGGCCTCTGAATGACCAAATAAAGCAGCTGTTTTATACCAAGTGCCTTTCTCCAGTGCACAACTCTGCCTCGACCCACCCACTGCCCAGGGAGACCCCCCCCCAGGCACCAGGAGAAGCAGCTTGAGCTGACACACGTTACAGCTCCACGGTCCGGAAGAGCACGAGGCTTTGCCCAGGCCCGATTCCCTCCCTTCCGCACTGTAGCGAGGGGTGGACGGGCAGACGAAGgaccgcccccgccccggggtcAGCACTTACCAGGTTGtacttggggggggggggcgtgtccTGCACCCTGGCAGACTGGGGAGGAGCGACCTTTCCGCTGGGCTCCCCCCACCTCGCCTGGACCCTGCCCTCCGCCCCCTGTGGAAGAACAAGCAGGCACTGGGGCAGGGCACTTCCGGGTTAGCGAGTCCTCCGTGGTCCAAAGTGACAAACTGCGTGGGATCTTTTTTTAGAACATAAGATAAACTTCTGAAGTCCTATTTTAATtgaacaaagaaaaggaattattAAGATGCAAGACTGCTTCCCGAGCTTAGACAAGGAAACTgcttaaagaattttatttgtgAGTAAAACATGTTACAATGAAGAAAGGCTGTAGAACTTGTCCTCCCAAGCCTGTGTCTGTATATGCAACTAAACTTCATGTTGTGATACAAAGAGTTAaactacaaaaatgaaattaaagtcaTTGCATACGTGGGGTCAGAGGAAGGGATAAAAAGAGCCCGTGGTTAACTGAGGCGCAGGGTGAGGGTGGAGGACTCTACCACCATCTTGGCAATGGAATGATACACAGGAGAGAAGTGGCTTGCCTGCCAGTAAGCTCGAAGCAGAGGTCAGTGCCGTGCAGCCGCCTCAGGTCCTGCCTGGGTGTCGAGCGTGTGGGACCCGAGCCCACGTCGGGCACTGGGTCCCCCGAGGGCCCCTCCCCCGTCCCGGGGACCCGTCTGGGGGACAGGCTGGCACTGGAGCTCCTGGGACAGGTCACTGTCGAAGAGACACCTGGCCACCCACTAGTTCCCACTAAGCAGCTAGCCGCTATCTTCCAGGGACGTGAGTGCAGCGAAATTCACCGTGGCGCTGGAGGGCAGGTGGGCTCCGCCAGTGACTGCACAGGGTGTCAGGTGGGACCCCTGGGGCCAACTCCTACCCCGAACTGCCTTCTGTCAAAGTGAGGGTACCCTCCAGGCTGAACCGAGCCGAGGTGAAGAGCAGACCCCCCGGGACGGCGCATGGAGCCCTGCTGCTCTGCCACAGGCCCTGGGGAGAGAACGAAGCACAGCGCAGACCATTCACTCAGCGTGTAGGGTGAACTGCAGACTTTCTGGAAGGACATCTGGAAAGCACTCTTCCCCTCCCGATGCACCTTCCCTACCGTGGGGATCGAGAGCCCCCAGTGAGTAAGGAACGGAGCCCCAAGTCTGGTTTTGGCCGCGGGGGGCCGGTGAGGCCAGGCATAGGTTACCTGGGTGTACACAGGCCCGTCCGCTGCTGGGACTGCCGGCTCAGCCCAAACCCGCCTCTCAAAGCCCGCCACGGTGGCCTGGGCCATCGGTGGGCACACGAGTGTTCTCACAGGACCAAGGCGTTGTGTATCCGAACAAATGAGATCACTGAGCAGAAACTGCCAGCAAGAAGCTACAGGTCTGATTCAGTCCCCCGAGTCCTTGGGGCGAAGGGAGCCCAGCAGAGATGGGCCACGATTACTTCACAGGAGAAGGAGAGCAGGAGCGGTCGAGGCCAGAGCCGGCAGAGCCGCCCCCGATCCAGCCAGAACCCGGACTTAGCTAAGGCCCTGGGGACAGCGTGTCCCCGAGGGGCTCATGAGATGGGCCGAGGTGCTGGTCCCTGCAGGGCAGGGCTCGGAGGTGGACGCAGAGACCGAGTCTCCCCCAGCACCCGAGGCTGCAGGCCGGGCCACTGTGCGCGCACACGGTTAGCACCGGTCTCTGTGGGGGTTTGGTCACGCCGCGAGGGGAGCGCTAGCTACACGGGGGTGGGCCTTTTGCATTCCAATACACGAGAAGACAGGGCACAAGACACGATCGGGGACAGTCTGGTGGCATCGGTTTGTGCGGGAAGGGCCTTCAGGAGTCACTCCTCTTCTTGCTCTTCTTCAGGAAGGAGGGAGTGcggaatttcttcttctttttggagGGGGACTTGCCCGGAGACccatcactgccagggtccaCAGCAGCCCCCTCCTCGGCAGCCGGGGAGGCGGCCTCGTCAGCCGCCCGGGCTGTGACTGGCTCAGGGATGGCCGCCGAAGGGGACCTGGTGGGGCGTGGAGGGCCCCCAGCTTCAcaaagcccctcctcctcctcctcctcctcctcctcctccaacgTGGGGAAGCAGAGCGCTTCTGAAGGCTCCTCAGGGGACAGGTCAGGGAGAGTCGGCGTGAAGGTGGCGGCATCGCTGTCGTCTCCCGAAGCCGGCTCCGGCGGCTCCGGCGGCagctctggggggaggggtgggagaggcgGGGTTAGAGGGCGGCCGCCTGGGCCCCCAAGGGGGGTGGCCAGCGCCCCGCACCGAACAAGAGTAAGGAGCTGTCAGTGAGATCTCCTCTGCTTCAGGCTGGCTGCAGCTCACAGAGCAAAACGTGGGCTCAGCCTCAGGCTGGCTGTCAGCTCCTTCTCACGGACGACATGCCGACAAAGCCCGACGCAGTCCCAGGGCTTCGGCCCCCAGTCACAGAGACGGTGACGAAGGCAAGTGGAAGCACTTTCAGTATCGCAACGTCTGCGTTCAACACTGAACCCTTTTAAAGGACGTGTGTTAGCCATCCTGAGATCAAGCCTAAATTTGTATCCACGACACCTGGTCTCCCCCAAGGAGCAAGCCATGTAAAGCTGTGGCAGCTGGTAGAAAACTACGAGTTGATTCCCAGACCCCCATCAACATCAACACCAAACAAAGGCCATTTTAGGCTGGAGAGTTACAAAAGACATGAACACCAAGGTAAGGGACAGGCAAAAAATTCAAGCCCCCTTAACCAGTTGaacatggaaacataaaagagCCAAATGGAACTTACTTTAAAGAAACAGCCTGAGGACTGGTTTCTACACTGACCCTGGGGGAAACCagttttgtagatttttaaaaatagtccaccAAGTTACCAGCCACTGGCAGGTTAGGCGACAGCAAACCTTCAGTGCCTGGAAATCTAGCCAAACGTCCGGAGGTGACCAGAGGCTGGGCTGAGCTGCGGAGGCGGGGCTGCACAGGACTGGGCGGGAGCAGTCAGGACTCACCCCGCGAAGCATGCAGAGGTGGCCTGTGGGTGCCCAGGGGAACTCTGACCATCTGACAAATGTCACATTGGGAAAACAGCACTAAATGTCACTCTTCCACCCCCTCAAATTAAGCTTAAGCACCTAGTTTAAGCAAAGATCCAAACACATGCGACCCCCGTGCAGCAGGTGGCAAAATCCCAGCCCGAGTCTAGTTTAGACTTGTCTCGAAGGCTCAACAGGACCACGTGGTCCCTCTGAAACTTCTGAGACCCAGAGTGCTCGGAGCAGTGCCACCTCGGCCCTGGGGGGCCTCAAGGACAGGCTGCCCGCCACACAGCTCAGGGGACCCAGCTCCTTCCAGGAAGGCCACTGCCCAGAATGGAGGAACTGGGTAAAAGAAGGGcctctggttttattttgaatcaacaaaaaccaaaaattaataagcaacaaagaagcagaagaatgagGCAAAGCACAGGGAAGTTCCGATTAAACAGCAGAGGGCCAGGCAGCAGGCGGTACTTACTATGGTAACAGGTACTCTTTAGCACATCCACCTCCTGTTTGTGACGCAGCCACAGGAAGAGAAAAGCACAGGTAGAGAATCTATGCATTCAGTCACAGCCATCGGGTTACAGAAGGAGAATGGCCAGGCCATTCTTGTGGACACAGAAAAGGGCAGGAGGTGAGCCACAGGCTCCCGACAGGCACGGGAAGCACATCGTACGAGACCGAGGGACAGACACGCAGGCCACACGTCACAGAAACACGGTGGGTGGTCTGAGAGGCCCGGGGAGGCGGGCACTCTCCACGGACTGGGAAATATGGCCAAAGAATGCAGCCCTGTGGCCCAGACACAACGGAGGACGTTTCCGGGGGTGATCCGAACACAGGAAGGTTTAGGAAATGTGCAAGCAGTGGGCAAAACTGACATCGTGAATGAAGGCAGGTTCCGATCCCCAACGACTGTCCTCCCACCTGTGACATCACGCTAACGAATCTGTGTTGCCTCAAGTTACCCGGGACAGAACCAACATGGGAGCGGAGGAGGCTGGGCAAGCTCAGAGCGGATGATGTACTGGTTTCCGTGCAAACACACTCGGCTGTTAGTGTCAGTTCAACTACTGCCGCACTCAGCTGCTTTTCCTACACAAAGCCACGAAGTTCGGCCCCTCCTGGCGATGCCGCCCCAGGTGGCCGTGCACCCTCCCACACGGGGCAGCCGCatacccacctccaccccagagcTCACCTTCCTCCAGCTTGATGGGGGCGCTGGGGGGAGTGTGGGGGACAGCAGGGGGCTCTGGAGGGctctcttctttgtcttctctaGTCTCGTCCAGATTCTCTGCAGGTGCACAGAGGGCGGAAAGAGCACAGTGAAGGCCTTTGGACATggcgggcctccccccgccccctcccgggcAAACAAGCCCTCCCGCCCTGCCCATTGCGCTGCCtcggggagggcgggaggggctGCTCAGGGCGCAAGCAAGAGCCCAAGAAGGGAAGGGCTCGCAGCCGCTGGCCTCAACCTTTTCCCCGTTCCTACCCGAAAGAGGACAAAGGAAGCCCCTCCTGACCGGGCTGTGGATCTCGGTTTGAGAATCTGCCAGAGCTGCCTCTGTGACGGGCTGTGACCAGTGACCCCCAGCCTGTCCCCTCCTGTCCTCTAGTGAGGGgcccctccccaggtcctcaccaTCCTGCCTCTCCCGCTGCTGCACAAGAGCCCAGGGCCCCAAGCACCCTTGCCCTACTTGCCACCTCAGGGGACATTACAGAAGCGTGACCttggttttaatttgttctttagaGCATCTTCTACCAATAATTTAAACTTGGCAGTTGTAACacgtatttttattttctatagtgAAGTATGCTAAGGACCAGAGGAAAAATTACAAGAACTAGGACTCAGGAGCCAGAAAATTCCAAGTCTACCTCTCatttagggaaaaatatataccagTATTATCTTAGTTCCTTAAACCTCCTTCTCTCATTGAAACTTTTCACATTAATAGCTTTGGACCAACTTGCCTCCCCAAGTCCCCCGAGCCTGCAGCTCCCTTCCTGAAGCCAGATGTCTCTAAACAGAAGCCTTCACACCTCCTGCCTGAGTGAACAAATCCCTTCAGCCAGGAAAAGAAGCCAAAGGCCAGGGGCTTTCTTCCTTGTGCCTGAGGTGCTGCCTTGGACAGGCAGCCTGAGATCACCTGCGGCACACACCACCCGCCCCCACCGCCGTGCCCAGAGCCAGCACCAGTGCTGGGCAGGGGTTTCCTGGCGGTGGCCCCTGGCTGCCACTCCCGCTGCTGACAGCTCTGGGACCACACAGCATGATCACAGCTGTCCCCATCCACATCCACTCACTTGCTGTGACATCACTCCTCATGGAGCCTCACAtacagaggaaatatttgtatCCTGTGgtttaactcaaaaaaaaaaaaaaaatccaggtttcCCAGACGCTGGAAGGGTCTGAGTCCAAAGGgcagacacacatatatgtgcacaGGACCTGGGATTAGGCTACAGGACCAATAGCTCAGGCCCACACACCAGTTCTTACTCTACGGCAAGTAATTATGGCCATAGCTCAGACAGAGCTTTCTGCAGGGCTGCATGCACCGCTCAGGAGATGATCAGGATTAGTGCTGTGACCAGAAGATCAGGCTCACTCTGAATCTAT
Protein-coding regions in this window:
- the LOC114485347 gene encoding alpha-adducin-like; the protein is MRSDVTATPPALPEAAQWAGREGLFAREGAGGGPPCPKAFTVLFPPSVHLQRIWTRLEKTKKRALQSPLLSPTLPPAPPSSWRKEVDVLKSTCYHKLPPEPPEPASGDDSDAATFTPTLPDLSPEEPSEALCFPTLEEEEEEEEEEGLCEAGGPPRPTRSPSAAIPEPVTARAADEAASPAAEEGAAVDPGSDGSPGKSPSKKKKKFRTPSFLKKSKKRSDS